Proteins co-encoded in one Papaver somniferum cultivar HN1 chromosome 5, ASM357369v1, whole genome shotgun sequence genomic window:
- the LOC113280192 gene encoding F-box/LRR-repeat protein 12-like — protein sequence MSLLSSDTDSIGLGKLQFTSKAVQEERLIGDAHLTTSKGLSITDLPDDCLSLVYKNLKSDIEHSSFGLVCRHWLHIQNDNHESLWDIYNSKCSLRKSSKISPESFSIILSSLLIRFHHLKRLSLSGLPEVTDNITPQSQFFGSEVQFLCLRYFSGYSDKKLSLIFSAFPRLTSVRLSSSNITDTGLEVLAKCCASLQKVKLTYCEQITDKGLKILAKSCASLKKVDLSDCQGITDSGISFIIQNCSKIRSLKISYCSNVTGIGFLGCPKTMIEVDATDMCKLTTVGIKAIASGGGIKYLDLSGNAVNNEAVITISKCFPLLKSL from the coding sequence ATGAGTTTATTATCCAGTGATACTGACAGCATAGGGTTAGGTAAGCTCCAGTTTACATCGAAAGCAGTCCAAGAAGAAAGATTGATAGGTGATGCCCATCTTACAACAAGTAAAGGGTTATCAATTACAGATCTCCCAGATGATTGTTTAAGCCTTGTATATAAGAACCTAAAATCCGATATTGAGCATAGTTCCTTTGGTTTGGTTTGCCGTCACTGGCTCCATATTCAGAACGACAATCACGAGTCATTATGGGATATCTATAATTCTAAATGTAGTTTACGTAAATCATCGAAGATTAGTCCGGAAAGTTTTTCCATAATTCTTTCTAGCTTGTTAATTCGGTTCCATCACCTCAAAAGATTGTCTCTAAGCGGTCTCCCTGAGGTAACAGATAATATCACACCACAATCACAATTTTTTGGATCAGAAGTTCAATTTCTATGCTTAAGGTATTTCTCTGGGTATTCAGATAAGAAGTTGTCTTTGATATTTTCTGCATTCCCTCGTTTAACATCTGTACGCCTGAGCAGCTCTAATATTACGGATACAGGTTTAGAAGTCCTAGCAAAATGTTGTGCATCCTTACAGAAAGTCAAGCTCACATATTGTGAACAAATAACTGATAAAGGCTTAAAAATCCTGGCAAAGAGTTGTGCATCCTTAAAGAAAGTTGATCTTAGTGATTGTCAAGGGATAACTGATTCAGGAATAAGTTTTATCATCCAAAACTGTTCCAAAATTCGTTCACTTAAAATTTCATACTGCAGCAATGTAACTGGTATTGGCTTTCTTGGGTGTCCGAAGACCATGATTGAAGTTGATGCAACAGACATGTGTAAACTTACAACAGTGGGGATCAAAGCAATTGCAAGTGGAGGTGGGATTAAATATCTGGATCTATCTGGAAATGCAGTTAATAATGAAGCAGTTATAACTATTTCAAAATGCTTCCCTTTATTAAAATCATTGTAG